A part of Arachis hypogaea cultivar Tifrunner chromosome 12, arahy.Tifrunner.gnm2.J5K5, whole genome shotgun sequence genomic DNA contains:
- the LOC112726946 gene encoding guanine nucleotide-binding protein subunit gamma 2 yields MASETASSADEETVVVPVSAEGARGIQKQGKHRILADLKRLEQDSKFLQEELEELEKTENVSNICMDLLKSMDTKPDPLLPEINGPVNLLWDRWFEGPQDPQSCQCRIL; encoded by the exons ATGGCGTCTGAAACGGCGTCGTCTGCCGATGAAGAAACCGTCGTTGTTCCCGTTTCAGCTGAGGGTGCACGGGGGATTCAGAAACAAGGAAAGCACCGAATTCTCGCCGACTTGAAACGTCTCGAACAAGATTCCAAATTTCTTCAG GAAGAGTTGGAAGAGCTTGAGAAAACAGAAAACGTGTCAAACATATGCATGGA CTTGCTAAAAAGTATGGACACTAAGCCTGATCCGCTACTGCCAGA AATAAATGGACCAGTAAACCTGTTATGGGATAGATGGTTTGAAGGGCCTCAGGATCCACAATCATGTCAATGTCGGATACTTTGA